The proteins below come from a single Pleuronectes platessa chromosome 3, fPlePla1.1, whole genome shotgun sequence genomic window:
- the stx3a gene encoding syntaxin-3 isoform X1, whose protein sequence is MKDRLAQLKEKSDAGGDDIEIPVENEAFMDDFFAQIEDIRVSVDKVDGSITEIKKLYSTILSAPTSDQKTQDDVEAVTNEIKKSANNARNKLKSIERQLESNTDDRASADLRIRKSQHGILAKKFVEVMTKYNEAQVDFRDKSKGRIARQLEITGKATTDDELEEMLEGGNSAVFSAGIMDSKINQQALNEIEARHKDIMRLESSIKELHDMFVDIAMIVENQGGMIDRIESNMDQSVGFVERAVADTKKAAKFQQEARRKQMMIFCCCVILALIIGSFLYSFIR, encoded by the exons ATGAAGGACCGTCTGGCGCAGCTGAAGGAG AAGAGTGACGCTGGAGGGGATGACATTGAGATTCCTGTGGAGAATGAGGCTTTTATGGATGATTTCTTTGCTCAG ATTGAAGATATCCGTGTCAGCGTTGACAAGGTTGATGGGAGCATCACAGAAATCAAAAAACTCTACTCCACCATCTTGTCGGCCCCCACATCTGACCAGA AAACTCAAGATGACGTTGAAGCTGTCACCAATGAGATCAAGAAGTCAGCCAACAACgccagaaacaaactgaaaa GTATTGAGCGGCAGCTGGAGTCAAACACAGATGACAGGGCCTCTGCTGACCTCAGGATACGCAAGTCACAG cATGGTATCCTGGCCAAGAAATTTGTGGAGGTGATGACAAAGTACAACGAGGCTCAAGTTGACTTCAGAGATAAAAGCAAAGGACGAATTGCACGACAGCTAGAGATCA CGGGGAAAGCAACGACAGATgacgagctggaggagatgCTGGAGGGAGGAAACTCTGCTGTGTTCTCTGCTGGG ATTATGGATTCAAAGATCAACCAGCAGGCCCTGAACGAGATCGAGGCTCGTCACAAAGACATCATGAGGCTGGAGAGCAGCATCAAAGAGCTCCATGACATGTTTGTGGACATCGCCATGATAGTTGAAAACCAG GGTGGCATGATTGACAGGATTGAGAGCAACATGGACCAGTCTGTGGGCTTCGTAGAGAGGGCTGTAGCAGACACCAAGAAAGCTGCCAAGTTCCAGCAGGAGGCACGCAGG AAACAAATGATGATCTTTTGCTGCTGTGTGATTCTGGCCCTCATCATCGGGTCATTTCTCTACAGCTTCATCCGATAG
- the stx3a gene encoding syntaxin-3 isoform X2 yields the protein MDDFFAQIEDIRVSVDKVDGSITEIKKLYSTILSAPTSDQKTQDDVEAVTNEIKKSANNARNKLKSIERQLESNTDDRASADLRIRKSQHGILAKKFVEVMTKYNEAQVDFRDKSKGRIARQLEITGKATTDDELEEMLEGGNSAVFSAGIMDSKINQQALNEIEARHKDIMRLESSIKELHDMFVDIAMIVENQGGMIDRIESNMDQSVGFVERAVADTKKAAKFQQEARRKQMMIFCCCVILALIIGSFLYSFIR from the exons ATGGATGATTTCTTTGCTCAG ATTGAAGATATCCGTGTCAGCGTTGACAAGGTTGATGGGAGCATCACAGAAATCAAAAAACTCTACTCCACCATCTTGTCGGCCCCCACATCTGACCAGA AAACTCAAGATGACGTTGAAGCTGTCACCAATGAGATCAAGAAGTCAGCCAACAACgccagaaacaaactgaaaa GTATTGAGCGGCAGCTGGAGTCAAACACAGATGACAGGGCCTCTGCTGACCTCAGGATACGCAAGTCACAG cATGGTATCCTGGCCAAGAAATTTGTGGAGGTGATGACAAAGTACAACGAGGCTCAAGTTGACTTCAGAGATAAAAGCAAAGGACGAATTGCACGACAGCTAGAGATCA CGGGGAAAGCAACGACAGATgacgagctggaggagatgCTGGAGGGAGGAAACTCTGCTGTGTTCTCTGCTGGG ATTATGGATTCAAAGATCAACCAGCAGGCCCTGAACGAGATCGAGGCTCGTCACAAAGACATCATGAGGCTGGAGAGCAGCATCAAAGAGCTCCATGACATGTTTGTGGACATCGCCATGATAGTTGAAAACCAG GGTGGCATGATTGACAGGATTGAGAGCAACATGGACCAGTCTGTGGGCTTCGTAGAGAGGGCTGTAGCAGACACCAAGAAAGCTGCCAAGTTCCAGCAGGAGGCACGCAGG AAACAAATGATGATCTTTTGCTGCTGTGTGATTCTGGCCCTCATCATCGGGTCATTTCTCTACAGCTTCATCCGATAG